In Gemmatimonas sp., the genomic window AGGGCGTGCATCATGCCGCCAACCGGGTCGCGCAGAATTTTGCTCTGCCCGAGCCCGATCAGCAGGAAGTTTTTCGTGCGCTGATCGGGGTGGTCGGTACGCACTTCCTCGTGGCCGATATTCAGCCAGCGCTTCAGCCGTTTCGCGCTGCGGGCGAAGAACCCGAGCGCGACGGCGAGAATGACCGCGAAGACGAGATTCGAGACCCCCATGTTCCCGGTCAGCCTTGCGCCTTGGCAGCCTTCACGGCGGCGGTGAGCGCCGGCATGATCTCGAACACATCACCCACGATGCCGTAGTCGGCAATCTTGAAGATCGGGGCGTCCTTGTCCTTGTTGATCGCCACGATCGTCTTTGAGGTGCGCATACCGGCCAGGTGCTGAATGGCGCCCGAAATGCCGACGGCCACGTACAGGTTCGGGCTCACGTTGCGTCCCGTCTGGCCGATCTGATCCGAGTGCGGGCGCCAGCCCTCGTCGGTCACCGCGCGGGTTGCCCCCACAGCGGCGTTGCCGAAGGCGTCGGCAAGATCTTCGCACAGCTTGAAGTTCTCGGGCGCCTTGAGGCCGCGACCACCGGCCACGATCACCGGCGCGTCGTTGAGATCGAGCTTGCCGGTGTTGCCTTGCTTGAGCTCCACCACCTTCACGCGCGACGCCAGTGGATCAGCGGCCGACGTGATCGAGGTGGTCGCGAGCGCCCGCGGCGCCTCCGCCGGCTGGAACGCCGCCGGACGCACCGACAACAGCGCCGGCGTCCCGGAGAGCGCCAACGTGGCGATCACCTTGCCGTTCATGTTGAAGTGCTGACCCAACACCGCGCCGCCGTCCACCGTGAAGCCGGTGAGATCGGCGGCGAGACCGACGCCCAGCTTCGCCGCCACGCGCGGTGACAAGTCGCGTCCCTGCGCGGTTGCGCTGAACAGCGCGTAGCCGTACGTACCGCTGCCTAGCTGTTGGGCCACCGTCGCTGCGAGGGCTTCGGGATTGTACTGCGCGAATCCGGCGTGCTCGAGCACGAGCACCGAGTCGGCACCGTACTGCGCCAGCGAGGCCGCCTTGGCACCAATGCCAGCGTCACCGGCGAGGAGCGCATGCACGCTGCCGCCACCGGAGAGATCGGCCAGAGCACGACCGGCGGTCACGGCTTCGAGCGCCACCTTGCGCAGGTCGCCACCACGCACTTCTGCGAATACGAGAACGTTGGCCATCTCAGAGCACCTTCGCTTCGGTCTGGAGGAGTCGTACGAGCTCGGGCACCGCGGCGGAACTGTCACCGAGAATGCGACCGGCAGCCCGTTCGGGGGGCAGCGCCATCTTGTGCACCGTCACCTTCGCGTCGCCGAGCTGCGCCGGCTTCACGTCGAGCGGCTTCTTCTTGGCGGCCATAATGCCCTTGAGCGATGGCAGCCGTTCCTTGTTCAGGCCGTCGTCGATGGTGAGCACCGCAGGAAGCGGGAACTCCATGACTTCCGTCGCGCCTTCGAGTGCGCGTTCGGCCCGACCGGTGCTGCCGGAGATGTCGAGCTTGAAGACGTTCGTCACGCACGGCAGATCGAGCAGCTCGGCCACCATCGGGCCCGTCATCTGATTCATCGAATCGATGGCGATGCGTCCGAAGAGGACGAGGTCGTAGCCGCCCTCTTTGATTTCGGCGGCGAGCGCACGCGCAATGGCGAGACCGTCGGCCGGAATGCTATCGGCCTTCAGCAGCACTCCGCGATCGGCACCCATGGCGAGCGCCTTGCGAATCTGCTCCTGTGCCGCGTCGGGTCCGAGGGAGATCACGGCCACTTCACCCACATTGCCGTTCTTCTCCTTCAACTGCAGCGCGGCTTCGATCGCCCACAGATCGAAGTCGTTGACGTCGTACTTGAGACCCGCTTCATCTACGCGGGAGCCGTCAGCGGTGATGGCGAACTTCACTTCCATGACCGGGACGCGCTTGATGCACACGGCGATCTTCACCGCGGACGCTCCGTAAAAGAGGCTGATAAAGAATCTGCGAGGTAGGAACTACTTCGCTGGGGAAGCTAGGCGCGGGTCCCCCCGCCGGCAATGCGACGGGAGCGTCACCTTTTGGCCGCTCCGCTCACCCCTACTTGAACGCGTTAAGTCCCGTAATGGCCTGTCCGAGAATGAGCGAGTGCACGTCGTGCGTCCCCTCGTACGTATAGACGCTCTCGAGATTTGCCATATGGCGCATCGCGCTGTACTCGGCCAGGATGCCGTTGCCGCCGAGCAAGCGACGCGCTTCTCGGGCGATGTCGGTGGCGATGCTGACGTTGTTGCGCTTGGCCAGCGACACCTGCGTGGGCGTGAAATTGCCGGCGTCCTTGAGGCGACCCAGGTGCAGCGACACCAGCTGCGCCTTCGTGAGTTCGGTGAGCATGTCGGCCAAGCGGACCTGCTGGATCTGAAAGCCGCCGATCGGCTTGTCGAACATCACGCGATTCTTCGAGTACGAGACTGCCTCCTCGAAACAGGCCATGGCGGCGCCAAGCACGCCCCACGAGATGCCGTAGCGCGCCTGCGTCAGGCACATGAGCGGGCTCTTGAGCCCCTTTGACTCGGGCAGGATGGCGTCGGCCGGCACGTGTACGTCGGTGAGCACCAGCTCCGAGGTGTAGCTGGCTCGCAGCGAGAGCTTGCCGTGCTGATCCTTGGCGTGGAAGCCCGGCAGCGATGTGTCGACGACAAAGCCGCGGATGCTGCTGTCGTCGGTGCTGTCGCCGGTCTTGGCCCAGACAATGGCGACATGCGCCTTGGATCCGTTGGTGATCCACATCTTGCCGCCGTTGATGATCCAGCTGCCGTCGGCCTGCTGCTTGGCGCGGGTGATCATCCCCGACGGGTTCGACCCGTAGTCGGCTTCGGTGAGGCCGAAGCAGCCGATCATCTCCGCCTTGGCGAGCTTGGGCAGATAGTGCTGCTTCTGCGCTTCCGATCCGAAGGCAAAGATCGGATACATGACGAGCGCGCCCTGCACCGACGCGAACGAGCGGATGCCCGAGTCGCCGCGCTCCAGTTCCTGCATGATCAGCCCGTAAGCCACGCTCGAGAGGCCGGCGCAGCCGTACTCCTCGGGGAGGTTAGCGCCCAATACGCCGAGCTCGGCCATCTCGGCCACGAGCTCGTCGGGGAAGCGTCCCTGCACATAGCACTCGCCGATGATCGGCAGCACGCGCTCGTCCACGAACTTCCGGATCGTGTCTCGAATGGAGCGCTCTTCTTCGGTGAGCGCCGCATCGATGTTGAACAGGTCGGCGGCGTGCGCCTTGAGCTCGACGGAGGGCAGCGCGGCGATCGCGCTCGCGGACAGGAGATCAGTCGACATGTGGGAAGCCTTTCAGCTGGAGAAGCGAGGGGGTATTCGGCGAAATCTAGCGTGTTACCAAGGTGAAGCGACCATCACGCTCGAGTTTGGTTGACATACGAGTTAATGCGCTGTCCTATCACTTGGTTCACACGACATGACTTTTTTCTCATGAGGACATGATGCATCGTTGGCCGTCGTTCGTTCGTTCCGCCGTTCTAACCCTCGCCTTGGCCGCGTGCTCGAGCGGCGGTGATGGCGGCACGACGCAACCGCCCGTCACCCAGAGCATTGGGCTGTCCCTGTCTGCCACGTCGGGCACAATCGCCCGCGGCGCCTCGGGGAATTCCACGATCACCGTGAGTCGGGTGGGTGGCTACTCGGGGAGCGTGGCGCTCACCACCGAGAATTTGCCGACGGGTGTCACGGCCGACTTTACGCCGTCGACGCTGTCCGGGTCAGCGACCAGTGCGACGGTGGTGTTCAACGTCGGAACGACGGCGGCGGCGGGATCGAGCACGATCACGGTGCGTGCGGCGGGCAGTGGCGTGACGGCCGTAACGAGCACGTATGCGTTGACCATTCCGGCACCGGCGGTGGCGCTCACGGCGGGCAGCGGGGCCACTTCCATCGTGGTTGGTGGATCGGCAACCGTACCGATCACGATCACGCGTTCCAACGGCTTCACTGATGCGGTGACATTGGCGGCGACGGGGCTCCCCACCGGTGTAACGGCGACGTTCACGCCGGCGACGATCGCGGCGGGTTCGACGACCAGCACGCTCAGTCTGACCGTCGCGGGCACGGCGACCCCTGGCGCGAGCACGATCACGATCAGTGCGTCGGGTACCGGTGTGACCACGCAGACGGCAAGCCTGGCGCTCACGCTGACGGCGGCCGCGACACCGGCCGTCTCGCTCACGTCGACTCCGGCCGCCGTGAGCATCGTGGCGGGTACGAACGGCACCACGGCCATCGGCGTGTCACGCACCGGCGGCTTCGCTGGTGACGTCACGCTGGCGCTGGAAGGCGCACCGGCCGGTGTAACGGGCGCGTTCTCGGCCAATCCGGTGTTGGCGGCGGGCACGGCCAGCACGCTGACGATTACGACTACGGGTGCCGCCGTGCCGGGCATCTACAATCTCACGGTGCGTGGTACCGGTACCGGCGTGACGGCGGCCACGACGACCGTAGCGGTCACCGTTGCCGCGGCACCGGCCATTACCGTAGCGGCTACACCCGCTGCGGTCACGGTCGCAGCAGGCAGCGCGGTGACTACGGCGGTCACGATCACGCGCGTAGGTGGCTACGCGGCTGACGTCGCGCTGGCGGCCACGGGCCTACCGGCCGGTGTGACGGCAGGATTTGCCCCGGCAACGCTTACCGGCGCGACGCTTACCAGCACGCTTACGCTGACGTCGACCACTGGTGCAGCCGTTGGCGCGGCTACGGTCACGGTGACCGCGTCGGGCACCGGCGTGACG contains:
- a CDS encoding electron transfer flavoprotein subunit alpha/FixB family protein; this encodes MANVLVFAEVRGGDLRKVALEAVTAGRALADLSGGGSVHALLAGDAGIGAKAASLAQYGADSVLVLEHAGFAQYNPEALAATVAQQLGSGTYGYALFSATAQGRDLSPRVAAKLGVGLAADLTGFTVDGGAVLGQHFNMNGKVIATLALSGTPALLSVRPAAFQPAEAPRALATTSITSAADPLASRVKVVELKQGNTGKLDLNDAPVIVAGGRGLKAPENFKLCEDLADAFGNAAVGATRAVTDEGWRPHSDQIGQTGRNVSPNLYVAVGISGAIQHLAGMRTSKTIVAINKDKDAPIFKIADYGIVGDVFEIMPALTAAVKAAKAQG
- a CDS encoding acyl-CoA dehydrogenase family protein — its product is MSTDLLSASAIAALPSVELKAHAADLFNIDAALTEEERSIRDTIRKFVDERVLPIIGECYVQGRFPDELVAEMAELGVLGANLPEEYGCAGLSSVAYGLIMQELERGDSGIRSFASVQGALVMYPIFAFGSEAQKQHYLPKLAKAEMIGCFGLTEADYGSNPSGMITRAKQQADGSWIINGGKMWITNGSKAHVAIVWAKTGDSTDDSSIRGFVVDTSLPGFHAKDQHGKLSLRASYTSELVLTDVHVPADAILPESKGLKSPLMCLTQARYGISWGVLGAAMACFEEAVSYSKNRVMFDKPIGGFQIQQVRLADMLTELTKAQLVSLHLGRLKDAGNFTPTQVSLAKRNNVSIATDIAREARRLLGGNGILAEYSAMRHMANLESVYTYEGTHDVHSLILGQAITGLNAFK
- a CDS encoding electron transfer flavoprotein subunit beta/FixA family protein: MKIAVCIKRVPVMEVKFAITADGSRVDEAGLKYDVNDFDLWAIEAALQLKEKNGNVGEVAVISLGPDAAQEQIRKALAMGADRGVLLKADSIPADGLAIARALAAEIKEGGYDLVLFGRIAIDSMNQMTGPMVAELLDLPCVTNVFKLDISGSTGRAERALEGATEVMEFPLPAVLTIDDGLNKERLPSLKGIMAAKKKPLDVKPAQLGDAKVTVHKMALPPERAAGRILGDSSAAVPELVRLLQTEAKVL